In a genomic window of Bacteroidota bacterium:
- a CDS encoding helix-turn-helix transcriptional regulator, producing MNRIKEVLEAKGIKQKWLAEKLGKSYNMVNAYVQNRQQPRLEVLFEIAKILDVDPKDLIKQKVL from the coding sequence ATGAATAGAATTAAGGAAGTATTAGAAGCAAAAGGAATTAAACAAAAGTGGCTTGCTGAAAAACTCGGTAAAAGCTACAATATGGTAAATGCTTATGTGCAAAATCGACAACAACCAAGACTGGAAGTTCTTTTTGAAATTGCCAAAATACTTGATGTTGACCCAAAAGATTTAATTAAACAAAAAGTATTATAA
- a CDS encoding DUF4062 domain-containing protein: MAKKKQKIKIMLSSTVYGFEDQLSQITAQLNLLDYEVLNSYNGSIKVNPKLSNLENCLNAVEECDLFLGIIRPFYGTGNIGEKNITFEEIKKAIALKKPYWFLVHRDVVFARLLFEKLKLKSGDKIEVEKNRFFDPRTIDVYEYVIENHIPVRLRNGNWAQEFYRLDEMMIYVNSVSKKTLQN, from the coding sequence ATGGCAAAAAAGAAACAGAAGATAAAAATTATGCTTAGCTCTACTGTCTATGGTTTTGAAGACCAATTGTCACAGATTACTGCTCAATTAAATTTATTGGATTATGAAGTACTTAATTCTTATAATGGTAGTATAAAGGTAAATCCAAAATTATCAAATTTGGAAAATTGCTTGAATGCCGTTGAGGAATGTGATTTGTTTTTAGGAATTATCCGTCCTTTTTATGGTACAGGAAATATTGGAGAGAAGAATATTACCTTTGAAGAAATAAAAAAAGCTATTGCTCTCAAAAAACCATATTGGTTCTTAGTGCATCGTGATGTTGTATTTGCTCGTTTGCTCTTTGAAAAACTAAAACTAAAAAGTGGTGATAAAATTGAGGTGGAAAAGAATAGATTCTTCGATCCAAGAACAATTGATGTTTACGAATATGTTATTGAAAATCACATTCCTGTAAGATTGAGAAATGGAAATTGGGCACAAGAGTTCTATCGTTTGGATGAAATGATGATTTATGTAAATAGTGTCTCTAAGAAAACTCTGCAAAATTAG